In Rhizobium sp. BG4, the genomic stretch CCGCTGCATCCATCTCGGCATCGCTGGCGAGCGCGACCGTTGCCTGAACTTCGCCGGTTGCCGGGTTATAGACGTTGCTCGTGCGGCCGCTGGTGCCTGCGACCTGCTTGCCGCCGATGAAATGTCCGATCTGACGCATGAGAAGTGCTCCTCCTATTTTTTGGATGGCGAACAATCGCACTTCAATTTGCACAAATCAATGAGCTAAGATAAGCAACCGTTGTGCATAAATTATAGCGCGATGCGAAATACGGCCGAAGCGCCCGATGATCGGGCAAGCGGGCAAACTCAAGATAAGGCGATCCATCGATGAGTGAAGACCGTGTCGTCAGAATGGCGGAAATCGAGATCGATATCAGGCATCTCGACGCCTACCGCGCGCTGCTTGCCGAGGAGATTTCGGCATCGGTCGCCTTCGAAGACGGCGTGCTGTCACTCAGTGCGGTCGCCGTCGTCGGTTCTCCGGAGAAGATCCGCATTCTGGAGGTCTATGCCAACCGGGAGGCCTATGAAGCGCATCTGCAGACGCCGCACTTCCTGAAATACAAGACCGGCACGGCCGGCATGGTCACATCGCTGACGCTTCTCGATGTCGAACCGATCATCATGTGCAGCAAGCCATGAACTGGGACGACGTTCGCATCTTCCTCGCCGTTGCCCGCACCGGGCAGATCCTTGCCGCCTCGAAGCGGCTGGGGCTGAACCATGCGACGCTGTCGCGGCGGTTGACTTCGCTGGAGGAAGCGCTGAAGACGCGCCTCTTCGTGCGCCGGACGAATGGCTGCGAGCTGACCGCCGAGGGCGAGATCTTCCTGGCTTCGGCGGAGCGGATGGAAACGGAGATGCTGGCGGCACAGGCCAACCTCGGCCGCACCGACACGGCGATCGCTGGCACGGTGCGGATCGGCGCTCCCGATGGTTTCGGCGTCTCGTTCCTGGCGCCGCGCATGGGACGGCTGATCGAGCGCCATCCCGAACTGAAGATCCAGCTGGTGCCGGTGCCCCGCTCCTTCTCGCTGTCGCAACGCGAGGCGGATATCGCCATCACACTGGAGCGGCCGGAACAAGGGCGGCTGGTTTCCGCCAAGCTCACCGATTACACGCTCGGTCTTTACGCCTCTCAGAGCTATGCCGACGCCAACGGCCTTCCTGCCGATGCCGAAGCGCTGAAGCAGCACCGCCGCATCGGCTATGTCGAAGACCTGCTCTTTTCGCAATCGCTGAACTTCACCGGCGAAGTGATGCGCAACTGGGATGCCGCCTTCGAGATTTCATCCGCCACCGGGCAGACGGAAGCCGTGCTTTCCGGCGCCGGCATCGGCATCCTGCATGATTACATCGCGCGCCAGCACGACAAGCTGATCCGCATCCTGCCGGAAATCTCGATCCGGCGGGCCTACTGGACGACGTTCCACGAGAGTGCGCGCGAACTGGTGCGCGTGCGCACCGTTTCCGATTTCCTGCAGGAGCTCGTCGCCGCCGACCGGCACATCTTTCTATAGAAGGTGCTTGGGCGGCTCCTCGTTTTCATCGGGATTGGGGTTCGGAGCCTCATCCGGAAGCCTGTCGGGCTCCGGCTCCTTGATCGGCGGCTCCGGCTTCCAGCCGGGTCCCGGCATCGGCGGCTGATCGGGGATAGGTTCGTTCGGTACGGACATATCCTGCTCCTTCCGTCTTGTTGGATTGTTCAGTTGTCCGGCTTCAGGGCCTCGGCGGCGCGCATCGGCATGCTGTCGATGATGGCGAACAGCTCGCCATTGCTGACGGGTTCGCTGACTTTCAGCTTCACCGTGCCGTCCTTGCCGATCAGCACGGCATGGAAATCTCCGGCATCGGGTGCGTCGAGTTCGGTGCGCAGTGCCTCCGCCGCGATCGGTTCGGCGGAACCGAAGACCGGCTTGACGCTGTTGCCCGCGACTTTCAGGACGATCATGTCGCGCTCGTCGAGTGCCGGCCGGTCGGCCAGCAACTGGTTCTCCTGACGCGCGGCGCGACTGTTATCCCTGTCGGAGAAAATCACGAAGACGCGGTTCTTCCACTGGAACTGCTCGAGGCTGGCGATTGCCGCATAGGCGACATTCGTCTCGTCCACCTTGGTCGCACCGTATAGAAGCGTCTTCGACATTCCCGTTCTCCTGTCCACGGATAGAACGGCTGGAGGGAACCGGGAGTTCCATGATTACCGGGAACGAGGTCCTGAAACGAAAAAAGCCGGTCAGATCGACCGGCTCTTTTGGTTCGCCCTGAAGGCAATTACATCGGGACGAAAGCAGAAACCGGAACCTGCAAGGCAGCGGCGATGCGCTTCAGCTTTGCCGGGTCGGCATGTTCCCCATTTTCAATTTCAGTAATTTCCGCAGCCACCAGGCCACAGGTTACCGCCAGATCATCAACACTGTACCCAACAGCTTCGCGGGCCTTCTTGACCTCAGCGGCGACATTGATGGCTGAAATGGCGGTGGCTTTGGATTGATCCAGATTCTTGAGAGAAATGGACATTAAAGTCTCCTTCTAAAAGCACTCAAGTAACCCCCGGCACAAAATGGCACTCCCGCTCACATTTTGCAACGCAATATAAGAGAAAGTTTACTTGTGCCGCAGCCGGTAGATAGGCGGGCGGCGCCACAGGGCAATAGCCGGGGGATTCGTCATGCGGATCGGGCGATCACGCACCATTCACTTCGATGTTTTGAGAGGAATGGTACGGTTGGGGGTCTCGAACCTCCGACCTCAGGTGCCACAAACCTGCGCTCTAACCAACTGAGCTACAACCGCACAATGCCGCGCTCGGCGCGACGGGGGTCACATACGAGGACTTGAAAATTAATTCAAGCCCTATCTCCCCTCAATATACAAAAAGGCTGGACGAGGGGGCCAGCCTTTCTTTGATTTTCGATCAGCGGATCAGGCGACCTTGAAGGAGGCCATGACCTTTTCAGCGGCTTCCTTGGAAGGCTTTGCCAGCTTTTCGGCAACCTGCTTGGAGGTTTCCTGCATCGACTTTGCCTGCTCGACGGTCAGCTCGGCCTGCTTGCGGACGAACGCCGTCTGCAGCTCGACGAATTCGGCAATGGACTTGACGCCGAGCAGCGCTTCCATGTGCGACAGGGAGTTTTCTGCGTTGGTGCGCAGGGCGTCGATCGCCTTGAGGCCGATCTCGACAGAACCGGCCTGAGCCGTCTGAACGGTGGCTTCCAGGGTCTTGCCAGCTTCTTCGCCGGCAGACTTCATCTTGGAATAGGCATCACGGGACTGCTGTGCGCCCTTTTCAGCAAAATCGCGGAAGGATTCTGCGAACTTGGACGGATCGAATGCAGCCATTGAAAAAACGTCGTCTGTCTTTATGGTAGCCATGGATGCGAGCTCCTTGAGTCCGGGCGTTTGACGCCCTTTAGTTTGGATATAGCTTATATAGACGATCTTATTGTGCATTGCAACATAATTGTGCGACGCACAACGCATTAACCTTTCCGCCCGAAAAGGCGGCCTCAAGCTGGACCCCTTTCCGGCGCATCGTTATTAATAGACCGTTAATTTAAATGAGGCCGAAGGTAGCAAGGTTTCCCATGCCCGCTGTCCAGTACCCGTTCATCGATATTGCCGTGCATCAGCGGGTGCGGGAGCGCTTTTCGCGCGGGGAAGCCATGGTGCTGTTCTCCGCCGATCTGACCCGCCTGCTCTGGGCAAACGGCACCGGCGCCGAGCTTTTCGGCCACTCAGCCGTCTATGACCTGCTCGATCAGGGCGTCGGCAATGGCGACATCACCTTCCGCCAGCTGGAGACGACGGCGCGGCAGCTGACATCGACCGGCGACAGCCGCAATCTGATGATCCGCATCGTCAAGGGCTTTCAGCGCGTGCCCGTTCAGGCCGTGGTCGAGCGTATCGCGCTTTCGACCGGCGAGCGGGCGATCCTGTTTTCGGTTCCCGTTGCGGGCAAGGCCTTGCCGGCCAGCGCTTCGGCAGCGCAGATGATCCAGGGTCTCGACGATCCCGATACGCATATGGCGGTGATCGGCGCAGAGGGCGAAGTGATCGCCTCCTCGCCCGGCTATGCCTCGCTTGGAATCACCCAGCAGACTGCAAAGAGCCTGACGGGCCTTGCCGCCGCCCATCCGGACCGGCTGGTGAAGCGCCCTGTTGCGACCGGCAAGGGCTACCTGCCGGCCGCCGTCGGCAAGCTCAGCGACGAACCGGTCCTCAACCTGCTTTTCGCCGTCGAAACCGTGCTCGGCCACCTCGACCCGATCGATGCTGCGGTGCCGGAACCAGCCTTATCCACAGCCGCCGTTAACCATATCGAGCCACCGAAGTTCGACGAGGCGCTCAATGCGGTCGCCGGCATCGAGGATGTCGAAGAGGTTCTGGAGAGCGTCGCCGAGGCTGAGGAGCCTGTTGCCGAAGAGCCCGAAGTCGAAGAACTCGTTGCCGACGTAGAGGCGCAGGCGGATCTGGCGGAAGGCGCTGTCGAGGAAGAAGAGACGCTTCCCGAGGCTGCCGAGCTGGAGGCAACCGCCGCCGAAGACGACGGCCCCATCGCGATCGAGCCGGAACCGAATGTCGTGCTGGATGCGGAGCCTCTGGACGCCCCTGCCGAGGATGTTGCGGAAGAAGAGCCGGTAAGCGCGGTTTCGGAAGAGCCCGAACAAGAGAGCGTTCCCGAAGTTGCTCCGGTTGAAGCCGTTGCTGCAGAGCCCTCCTCCGGCTTCAAGTTCCAGCCGAACAGCCGCGCCACGCGCTTTGTCTGGAAGATCGATTCGGCTGGCTGTTTCAGCGAAGTGTCGAACGAGTTTGCCGAGGCGGTCGGCCCGAATGCGGCGAATGTCATCGGCGTTGCCTTCAGCGATATTTCCGCCCTCTTCAATCTCGACCCCGAAGGCAAGATCGCCGAGGCGCTGGAGCGCCGCGACACCTGGTCGGGCAAGACCATCCATTGGCCGATCGAAGGCACCAGCCTCGTCGTGCCCGTCGATCTCGCGGCCCTGCCAACCTATACGCGCCAGCGCGAATTCGACGGCTTCCGCGGCTTCGGCGTCGTGCGCCTGTCGGATGCGGCGGAAGATCCGCTCGCCCTTGGCCTGACGCTCGGCCCTGATGGCATCGGCCGGGATGCTGCCAGCCTTGACCAGCCGGTCGACGTGCCGGAGGAACCGATTGCCGAAGAGCCGGCGACTGTAGAAGCCGAAGCTCCCGCACCTGTCGAAATCCCGTTGCCGCGCGAAGAGCCGCCGGTGCTGCGCATGGCGGAAACGCCGAGCCGCCGCCTGACCGACAAGATCGTGCAGCTGCACAATGCCGGACCGGGGCTCAGCGCTGCCGAGCAGGCAAATTTCCGCGAGATCGCCAAGCGCCTCGAGGCTTTTGGCGTACGCGATACCGAAGATGAAGCCGGCGAACCGGTACAGCCGGAAACGCCGGCTGCTGCCAACGATGCGGCTCCGGTGGAGATCGAGACGGCTGCTCCTGCTGAGGAGATTTCAGGCACCGAAGACGTTGCGAGCTTCGAGGCTGCCAACGAAAACGATGATGTTTCTGCAGAAGCCGCAGAAGACGAGGCCGTTGCCGACGATAGCGATGACGATGCCACCGAGGGATTGCCGGAAACGTCGGTGAGCCCGCTCGACATGCTGAGCAGCGTCATCCCGCCCCGCGTGAAGATGACGGACGGGCTGTCTTCCGCCACCGTCGATCAGCTGCCGGTCGCGGTGCTGATCCATGCCGGTGACGAGCTGATGCATGCCAATCCGGAATTCATGCGCCTGACCGGCTATGCCTCGCTCGAGGCGCTCGACGAGGTCGGCGGTCTCGATGCGCTGCTACAGCGCCGGGAGCTGGAAGAAAATACCGGCCGTCCGGGCGCGATGATGCTTGTTACCGCCGATGACAGCCTGGTGCCGGTGACGGCACGGCTGCAGTCGGTTCGTTGGGAAGATGCGAGCGCGCTGATGCTGGCGCTGATGCCGGTCGAGGCAAAGGACGTGCCGCCCGCGAAGGTGGAAGAAGAGCCGCGCCAGGAAAACCGCTCCGACCGCATGGTCGAGAAGGTCGCTAAGCTGCAGGTCGAAGTCGAGGAACTGCGCTCGATCCTGGAGACGGCCACCGATGGCGTCGTGGTGATCGGCGCCGAGGGCGATATCCGCTCGATGAACCGCTCGGCAAGCGCGCTCTTCAACTACGACGAAGAGGAAACGCGCGGCAAACCCTTCGTCATGCTCTTCGCTCATGAAAGCCAGAAGGCGGTGCTCGACTATCTGAACGGCCTCTCGGGCCACGGCGTTGCCAGCGTGCTGAACGATGGGCGCGAAGTGATCGGCCGCGAAGCGTCCGGCGGTTTCGTGCCGCTGTTCATGACGATGGGCCGCCTCACCTCCTCCAGCGGCTATTGCGCCGTCATCCGCGACATTACCCAGTGGAAGCGAACGGAAGACGAGCTGCGCAGCGCCAAGGGCGCGGCCGAAACCGCCAATGCCCACAAGACCGATTTCCTGGCGCGCATCAGCCACGAAATCCGCACGCCGCTGAATGCCATCATCGGCTTCTCCGACATGATGGCGAGCGAGCGTTTCGGACCGATCGGCCACCCGCGCTATATCGAATATGCCAACGACATCGGCCGCTCCGGGCGCCATGTGCTGGATATCGTCAACGACTTGCTCGACATCTCGAAGATCGAGGCGGGCGAGATGGATCTCGATTTCGCGTCGGTCGGTCTGAACGATGCTGTCTCGGAAGCCGTTGCGCTGGTGCAGCCGCAGGCGAACGGCCAGCGGGTGATCATCCGCACGGCGCTGTCGCAATCGGTTCCGAATGTCGTTGCCGACCTGCGCTCCGTCAAACAGATCGCGCTCAACATCCTGTCGAATGCGATCCGCTTCACGCCGTCGGGCGGCCAGATCGTCGTCTCGACCTCTTATGAGAGCAATGGCAGCGTCGTGCTTCGCGTCCGCGATACCGGCATCGGCATGACGCGCAGCGAGCTCGACCAGGCGATGAAGCCGTTCCGGCAAGTCTCGGCGCAATCGCGCCACCGCGGTGACGGCACCGGTCTCGGCCTGCCGCTGACCAAGGCGATGGTCGATGCCAACCGGGCGATCTTCGCGATCAACTCGGCGCCGAACGAAGGCACGCTTGTGGAGATCACCTTCCCGTCGCAGCGGGTTCTGGCCGGCTGAAACGAAAAAAGGCAGCCTGGGGTTTAGGCTGCCTGGAGTTTGGTGCTGTTCAACAAGGGGCTCAGTCGCTCAACGTCATGTCACGGGAGCCAAGTGCTCCTAGCTGCCTATCATTCACAGCTCCAAGTGCCATCACCTTTGACGGACCTCCGTTAACGAATGGTTGCCGGAACCGGGAAGCTCTGAAGGGTGGAAGCTTGTAGTTTCGGGCGCATTTTACGCGACTTTAAACGTTTAACTCGGCCAATCCCGCAAATAGCTCAAGCGCTTCGGGATTTGCGAGCGCCTCCTTGTTCTTAACGGGACGGCCGTGAACCACCTCGCGGACGGCGAGTTCGACGATCTTTCCCGACTTGGTACGCGGGATATCTGCGACGGCGATGATCTTTGCCGGAACGTGGCGCGGCGAGGCGCCGGTGCGGATGCGGTTCTTGATCGCCTTCGAAAGATCCTCACTGAGCGTGACGCCGGGCGCCAGGCGGACGAAGAGCACAACGCGGACGTCGTCATCCCAGTCCTGGCCGATGCAGAGCGCCTCGGCGACCTCTTCCATCTGCTCCACCTGATTGTAGATCTCCGCGGTGCCAATGCGGACACCGCCCGGGTTCAGTGTCGCATCCGAGCGGCCGTGGATGACGAGGCCACCATGCTCCGTCCATTCGGCGAAATCGCCGTGGCACCAGATATTGTCGAAGCGCTCGAAATAGGCGGCGCGATACTTGGCGCCATCGGCATCGTTCCAGAAGCCGACGGGCATGGAGGGAAATGCCTTGGTGCAGACGAGCTCGCCCTTTTCCTGGCGCACCGGCTTTGCGTCATCGTTCCAGACATCGACCGCAAGGCCGAGACCGGCGCCCTGGATCTCGCCGCGCCAGACCGGCTGCAGCGGATTGCCGAGCACGAAGCAGGAGACGATATCCGTGCCGCCGGAAATCGAGGCGAGCTGGATGTCCTCTTTGATACCCTCATAGACGAAGGTGAAGCCTTCCGGCGAGAGCGGCGATCCAGTCGAGGTCATCAGACGCAGGCTCGAAAGGTCATGGCTGCTGCGCGGCGTCAGGCCGCTCTTGCGGACGGCGTCGATATATTTGGCCGAGGTGCCGAAGACCGCGAATTTTTCCGCCTCGGCATAGTCGAACAGCACATTGCCATCAGGCGCGAAGGGCGAGCCATCGAACAGGCAGAGCGTGGCGCCCGCGGCAAGGCCGCTCGCCAGCCAGTTCCACATCATCCAGCCGCAGGTGGTGAAGTAGAAAAGCTTGTCGCCCGGCTCGATGCCGCAATGCAGGCGGTGTTCCTTGAGGTGCTGCAGCAGCGTGCCGCCGGCCGAATGGACAATGCATTTCGGCACGCCTGTCGTGCCGGAGGAAAAGAGGATGTAGAGCGGGTGCGCGAAAGGCAGCTGGGCGAATTCGACCGACTTTGCCTGATAGGCCGCGATCATTGCCGCGAAGGTCTTGGCGCCCGGTGTAGCGGCGGCCACGGCATCGGCATCGCCGGCATAATGGACGATCATCGCCGGCGCCTGCAATTTTCCGGCGACGGTCGCGACCTTGGCGGAGACATCCTGCAGCTTGCCGTTATACCAATAGGCATCGCAGGCGATGAACAGCTTCGGGCCGATCTGGCCGAAGCGGTCGAGCACGCCCTGTTCGCCGAAATCAGGAGAACAGGAGGACCAGATCGCGCCGATCGAGGCCGCGGCCAGCATGCAGGCGATGGTCTCCGGCATATTCGGCATCATCGCGGCGATACGATCGCCCTCGCCGATGCCGAGCGCCCGGTAGGCCTGCTGCAGCTTCGAGACCGTTTCGTGCAGGCGGTTCCAGGACCAGCGATCCTGCACCTTGTCCTCGTTGCGGAAGATCAGCGCATCGCCCTCGCCGCTATTGCGCAGCAGGTTTTCGGCGAAGTTCAGCCGGGCATCGGGGAAAAAACGCGCCTTCAGCATGAGATCGCCATCGGCCAGCACCCGCTCGCCGCGTTCGCCGCGCACGCCGCAGAAATCCCAGAGGGTGGACCAGAAATGCTCGCGCTCGGCGATCGACCAGGCATGCAGGCCGGCATAGTCTTGAAGCGACAGGCCGAACGCCTCGTTGCAGCGCTGCATGAAGGCATGCATCGGGCTCTTCTCGATGAACTCCCGCGACGGCGTCCAGAGCGGCACTGTGTCGTTCATTCCCATTTCCTCCCGTTTATTCGCTATATAACATGCTGCACTGCATTATAAAGTGTGCATGGCGCTCTGCGATCGGCCGTCCGAATTGCATATGGCGCGTATTTCATATATCCGGCAAGATCAGCGCCTAACGGGTAAGCGACTGAAAATACTGGCAGAGCTCATGAGTACGTCAAGACAACCGAAGTGGCGTAAAAAGATGGCCCCCGTTTCCCGCTGGCTTCCGGGTATTACACGTCTCGCAACCCTGCTCTTGCTTATTTCCGCCGTGATCTTTGTCGCCCTGCGCGTTGCCGCACCTTTCGTGGTTTCGACTGGCATGGTGCGCTCCGGCATCGAGGATGCGCTGTCGCGCTGGACGGGCTACAAGGCCGAGATCAAGGGCAGCCCGGAACTCGAATTCTGGCCGACGCCGCGCATCACGCTGCACCAGATCGCCATCCGCCAGCCGCCGAATGCCGGCAACAAGCTGCTCGGCACGATCGACAGCCTCTCGGCCGATTTCAGCCTGATCGAGGCGCTGCGCGGCCATGCCAGCTTCCATGAATTCCATCTGCTGCGGCCCAACCTGTCGCTCACGCGTGATCAGCAGGGCCTGATCGACTGGACCTATGCCGGCCAGCTCGCCAAGGCGATCGACGGCGCGCACCAGGATGGCAATGCGCAGGTACTCGACCGCAAGCTTGATGCCGAAGTCGGCGCCATTACCGTCGAGGACGGGACGCTCAATGTTACCGATCTCGCGACATCCAAGACCTATCACTTCGAGGGTGTGACGGCCGATATCAACTGGCCGCGGCTTTCGAGCGGCATGTCGGCCGTGCTGATTGCGCGGACCGCCGGTCAGGACCTGAAGCTCGACTTCTCCTCGCGCAATCCGCTGCTGGTCTTCGGCGGCAAGACCACCGAGCTGAAGGCATCGCTTGCCTCGAACCTCGTCACCGCCTCTTTCTCGGGGCTCGGCAGCATCACCAACCTGACCGGTCTCTCCGGCAATATCAGCGCCACGATCGGCGACATGCCGGCCCTGCTTGCATGGTCGGGCAAGTCGATCCCGGGGATCGAGAGCCTCAAGTCGTTCTCGATCAGTAGCGACGTGCTCTCGGCCGCCAATGGCCTGCGCTTCAACAATGTGACACTCGGGCTGAACGGCGCGACGGCAACCGGCGTGATGGACATTTCCAGCGTGCGCAACAACCGGGCAAAGCTCGGCGGGACGCTCGCCTTCGACACCATGAACCTCAAGCCGTTCTTCGACGCCTTCGCACTGCGCCTTGCGGCCGGTGAAGAAACGGCAACGCCGGACGGTGGGCCGTTGCAGCGTCTCGATCTCGATCTGCGCTTCTCCGCCAAGGAGATGCAGCTTGCGCCCTTCAACCTCTCGGATGTCGGCGCCAGTGTCATTGTCTCCAGCAACGAGGCCAAGTTCGATATCGGCGACAGCCAGTTCGAGGGCGGCACGATGCTGGCGCATCTGGAAGCAACGCGCGGCGATTTCGATGGTGGCGGCAAGTTGCAGATGTCGATCCGCGGTGCGGATTTCGGTGCTCTGGTCGAACGGCTGCAGCTCAAAGGGCCCTTGCCGCTGACGACCGGCTCACTCGACCTGAACCTGAAGACGGCAAAGCCGCTTTGGACGGCTGGACTCGGCGACGTGACCGGTCAGCTCACCTTCCATGCGGGAACCGGTTCGATCGCCAATCTCGATGTCGAGGCGATCCGCAATCAGTCGGCGCAGCAGAAGTTCTTCCCGCTGAGTGCCGCGGGCGATCATTCGTTCCCGTTCACCGAGGCGCAGCTGACGGCGAATTTCTCGGCTGGTTCGGCAGAGCTTGAAGACGTCAGCATCAAGGGCGCCGTTGAGACGCTGACGCTCTCCGGCATCATCCCCTACGAATCCAACGGGCTGGCACTTTCCGGCTCACTGCAGGCTACCGACGATACGCGGGCGGCCGAACTGCCGCTCCTGCCCTTCTTCATCGGCGGCTCCTGGCCCAATCCGGTGATATCGCCGGTGCCGGTGCTGACGCAGCCGGCACCCAGCGCTCAGTAATCAGGGCGCGTTGGCGGCAGCGCGTTCATCGCGTTCACGCTGGACTTCGCGGCGCTTGGTGATCACCGATGCCGCGATGACGCCGACGGCAACGACGGCGATCAGGATGGTGCAGACCGCATTGATCTCCGGCGTCACGCCCAATCGCACCTGGCTATAGATCCTCATCGGCAGCGTCGTGGCGCCCGGTCCGGAGGTGAAGCTCGCAATAACCAGATCGTCCAGCGACAGAGTGAAGGCCAGGATCCAGCCGGAGAAGACGGCCGGTGCGATGATCGGCAGCGTCACCTCGAAGAAGGTGCGCACCGGCGGCGCGCCGAGATCCTGCGCCGCTTCCTCGATCGACTGATCGAAGCTCATCAGGCGCGACTGCACGACGACGGCGACGAAGCACATGGTCAGCGTCGTATGCGCCAGCGTGATCGTCCAGAAACCGCGGTCGAGGCCGATCGCTACGAAGAGCAGCAGCAGCGACAGGCCGGTGATGACTTCAGGCATGACGAGCGGTGCATAGACCATGCCAGAAAACAGCATGCGGCCGCGGAAGCGCGTGTGGCGCACTAGCGTGATCGCCGCCAGCGTGCCGAGAATGGTTGCCGCCGTTGCCGACAGGACGCCAACGCGGACCGTGACCCAGGCCGCATCCAGCAGGGCGTCATTGTGCATCAACGACACGTACCACTTGGTCGAGAAGCCACCCCAGACGGTGACGAGTTTCGACTCGTTGAAGGAGAAGATCACCAGGAGCACGATCGGCAGATAGAGAAAGGCGAAGCCGAGCGTGACCGAGATGATGTTGAAGCGTGTCCAGCGTAGCATCGCTTATCTCCCCTGCTCGTCGGCTTTGGCCTGGGCGTTCTGGAAGAACACGATCGGCACTACGAGGATCAAGAGAAGGATGGTCGCCACGGCCGAAGACACCGGCCAGTCGCGGTTGG encodes the following:
- a CDS encoding ABC transporter permease subunit; protein product: MLRWTRFNIISVTLGFAFLYLPIVLLVIFSFNESKLVTVWGGFSTKWYVSLMHNDALLDAAWVTVRVGVLSATAATILGTLAAITLVRHTRFRGRMLFSGMVYAPLVMPEVITGLSLLLLFVAIGLDRGFWTITLAHTTLTMCFVAVVVQSRLMSFDQSIEEAAQDLGAPPVRTFFEVTLPIIAPAVFSGWILAFTLSLDDLVIASFTSGPGATTLPMRIYSQVRLGVTPEINAVCTILIAVVAVGVIAASVITKRREVQRERDERAAANAP